A window from Gemmatimonadales bacterium encodes these proteins:
- a CDS encoding aldehyde dehydrogenase family protein encodes MPLKSKKKKLPGFRLTYATMFDPPLGLHRNFEKALARVKSDLGREYPMLVGGRERLAAEKFEDRSPIDNSWLLGTFQKGTAQDAKDAIAAARAAFPAWSRLRWQERVRLLRKATGLITRRVYDFAAIDALEVGKNRMEALADVQETADLIEYYCDQVEKNNGFEKPLRSDPLKGYKARNLSVLRPYGVWAVISPFNFPVALAGGPSGGALVAGNTVVFKPATDTPWTGYLLARCFLDAGLPQGVFNFVTGPGSTCGQELMSNPGVDGITFTGSYDVGMRIYRHFAAGAHPRPCIAEMGGKNPVIVSKRANLDRAALGVFRSAFGLQGQKCSAASRIFVEKPAKEAFTRKLLVLLEQTKIGDPTELENYLGPVINDGAAKEYEGYVEELRRSGRILFGGKRLTDGDMAKGSFCAPTLAEAPESHRLWKHEMFLPVAMIAEVDSLDEAMRRANDVDYGLTAGFYGSKKEAQWFFEHIEAGVCYANRPQGATTGAWPGHQPFGGWKGSGSSGKSAGSMYYVQQFMREQGRTVVE; translated from the coding sequence GTGCCTCTCAAGTCGAAGAAGAAGAAGTTGCCCGGCTTCCGCCTCACCTACGCCACGATGTTCGATCCGCCGCTGGGGCTGCACCGCAACTTCGAGAAGGCGCTCGCCCGCGTGAAGAGCGACCTCGGGCGCGAGTACCCGATGCTCGTCGGGGGCAGGGAACGCCTCGCGGCCGAGAAGTTCGAGGACCGGAGCCCGATAGACAACTCGTGGCTGCTGGGCACCTTCCAGAAAGGGACCGCCCAGGACGCGAAGGACGCGATCGCCGCCGCGCGCGCCGCCTTCCCCGCGTGGAGCAGGCTGAGGTGGCAGGAGCGGGTGCGACTGCTGCGCAAGGCCACCGGGCTCATCACCAGGCGCGTGTACGACTTCGCTGCGATCGACGCGCTCGAGGTCGGGAAGAACCGCATGGAGGCTCTGGCCGACGTGCAGGAGACGGCCGACCTGATCGAGTACTACTGCGACCAGGTAGAGAAGAACAACGGCTTCGAGAAGCCGTTGCGCAGCGATCCGCTCAAGGGCTACAAGGCGCGGAACCTGAGCGTCCTCAGGCCCTACGGCGTGTGGGCCGTGATCTCGCCGTTCAACTTCCCGGTCGCGCTGGCCGGCGGCCCGTCGGGCGGTGCGCTCGTCGCCGGCAACACCGTGGTCTTCAAGCCGGCGACCGACACGCCGTGGACGGGTTACCTGCTGGCGCGCTGCTTCCTGGACGCCGGGCTGCCGCAGGGCGTCTTCAACTTCGTGACCGGTCCCGGCAGCACCTGCGGGCAGGAGTTGATGAGCAACCCAGGCGTCGACGGCATCACCTTCACCGGATCATACGACGTCGGGATGCGCATCTACCGGCACTTCGCCGCTGGCGCCCACCCGCGCCCGTGCATCGCCGAGATGGGCGGCAAGAACCCGGTGATCGTCTCGAAGCGCGCGAACCTCGACCGTGCGGCACTCGGGGTCTTCCGTTCCGCGTTCGGCCTCCAGGGCCAGAAGTGTTCCGCCGCCTCACGGATCTTCGTGGAGAAGCCGGCCAAGGAAGCGTTTACCAGGAAGCTGCTCGTTCTGCTCGAGCAGACGAAGATCGGCGACCCGACGGAACTCGAGAACTACCTCGGCCCGGTGATCAACGATGGTGCGGCGAAGGAGTACGAGGGGTACGTGGAAGAGCTGCGCCGGTCGGGTCGTATCCTGTTCGGCGGGAAGCGGCTCACGGACGGCGACATGGCGAAGGGCTCGTTTTGCGCCCCGACCCTGGCCGAAGCGCCGGAGAGCCACCGGCTCTGGAAACACGAGATGTTCCTGCCGGTCGCGATGATCGCCGAGGTGGACTCGCTCGACGAGGCGATGCGGCGCGCCAACGACGTGGACTACGGCCTGACCGCGGGGTTCTACGGCAGCAAGAAGGAAGCGCAGTGGTTCTTCGAGCACATCGAAGCGGGGGTCTGTTACGCCAACCGCCCTCAGGGCGCGACGACGGGCGCGTGGCCGGGTCACCAGCCCTTCGGCGGCTGGAAGGGGTCCGGCTCCTCGGGGAAGTCGGCGGGCAGCATGTACTACGTGCAGCAGTTCATGCGGGAGCAGGGCAGGACAGTGGTAGAGTGA